In a genomic window of Nocardia fluminea:
- a CDS encoding prepilin peptidase yields the protein MTTAAFCCLVAWCLLLGVIDIHARRLPNALTGAGAAAVFLFAFSTGELGTAVIGAALLTMPYLVTHLLSPAALGAGDVKLAVALGAAAAIAGPPAWVWAAVAAPLLTAGAAVALLGGDRLRTVLARDSRQVCAIPARRLVPHGPAMCLATVTAMALA from the coding sequence ATGACCACTGCCGCGTTCTGTTGCCTCGTTGCCTGGTGCCTGCTGCTGGGCGTCATCGATATCCACGCCCGTCGTCTACCCAACGCGCTGACCGGCGCGGGTGCTGCCGCGGTGTTCCTGTTCGCCTTCTCGACAGGCGAATTGGGGACCGCGGTGATCGGTGCCGCGCTGTTGACGATGCCCTACCTGGTCACCCATCTGCTCTCGCCGGCCGCGCTCGGCGCCGGTGATGTGAAACTCGCGGTGGCGCTCGGAGCCGCGGCGGCGATCGCCGGACCGCCGGCCTGGGTATGGGCAGCGGTGGCCGCGCCTCTGCTCACGGCCGGGGCGGCGGTGGCGCTGCTCGGTGGTGATCGGCTGCGTACGGTGCTGGCACGTGATTCGCGACAGGTGTGCGCGATACCGGCCAGGCGGCTGGTGCCACACGGCCCCGCGATGTGCCTGGCCACCGTGACCGCGATGGCGTTGGCATGA
- a CDS encoding M24 family metallopeptidase → MCADYTAPDYAARRGALRSLLVENGVDALLVTDLVNIRYLTGFTGSNAVVLVHSWDMRGAEDRTVIGTDGRYSAQVAEQVPDLQAEICRATARRVLELAGEWQLGRVGFESHVVTVDQHTAFQELRTGLQLVPTSGLVEQLRMVKDPYEVDQLSAACTAADKALATLLERGLLRPGRTEKQVARDLEWAMFEHGADAVSFETIVAAGAHSAIPHHRPTGAVLATGDFVKFDFGAVVNGYHSDMTRTLVLGAPAGWQREIYELVARSQRAGTEALHPGAKTSEVDAAARVIIEEAGYGPQFVHGLGHGVGLQIHEAPGVAKTSTGTLLAGVAVTVEPGVYLPGRGGVRIEDTLVVREAGPELLTRTSKDLIVVD, encoded by the coding sequence ATGTGTGCTGACTACACGGCTCCCGATTACGCGGCCCGGCGCGGTGCCCTGCGGAGCCTGCTGGTGGAAAACGGCGTCGACGCGTTGCTGGTGACCGATCTGGTCAACATCCGCTACCTGACCGGCTTCACCGGGTCCAATGCTGTTGTGCTGGTGCACTCGTGGGATATGCGCGGTGCCGAGGACCGCACCGTCATCGGCACCGACGGCCGGTACTCCGCGCAGGTCGCCGAACAGGTCCCCGATCTACAGGCCGAGATCTGCCGGGCCACCGCGCGCCGAGTTCTCGAGCTGGCCGGTGAATGGCAGCTCGGTCGCGTCGGCTTCGAGAGCCACGTGGTGACCGTCGATCAGCACACCGCGTTCCAGGAGTTGCGCACCGGGCTGCAACTCGTCCCCACCTCGGGCCTGGTCGAACAGCTGCGCATGGTCAAGGACCCCTATGAGGTCGACCAGCTGAGCGCGGCGTGCACGGCGGCCGACAAGGCGCTGGCCACCCTGCTCGAACGTGGCCTGCTGCGTCCGGGCCGCACGGAGAAACAGGTCGCCCGCGACCTCGAATGGGCGATGTTCGAGCACGGTGCCGACGCGGTCTCCTTCGAGACGATCGTCGCCGCGGGCGCCCATTCGGCCATCCCGCATCACCGGCCGACCGGTGCCGTCCTCGCCACCGGCGACTTCGTGAAGTTCGATTTCGGCGCGGTGGTCAACGGCTACCACTCCGACATGACGCGCACCCTGGTCCTCGGCGCCCCCGCCGGCTGGCAGCGCGAGATCTACGAACTGGTCGCCCGCTCACAACGTGCGGGAACCGAGGCGCTGCACCCCGGCGCGAAGACCAGCGAGGTCGACGCGGCGGCCCGGGTGATCATCGAAGAAGCGGGGTACGGACCGCAGTTCGTGCACGGTCTCGGTCACGGGGTCGGGCTGCAGATCCATGAAGCACCCGGAGTGGCGAAAACGAGTACCGGTACACTTCTGGCTGGTGTGGCGGTGACCGTCGAACCTGGTGTATACCTTCCCGGCCGCGGCGGGGTCCGGATCGAGGACACGCTCGTGGTGCGCGAAGCGGGCCCGGAACTGCTCACCCGCACCAGCAAGGACTTGATCGTCGTCGACTGA
- the efp gene encoding elongation factor P, giving the protein MADTSDFKNGLVLKIDGQLQQIIEFQHVKPGKGPAFVRTKLKNVVSGKVVDKTFNAGVKVETATVDRRDMTYLYHDGTDYIFMDGDTYDQISIPEATIGDGARFLLENMGVQVAVHEDAPLFVELPVTIELVVQHTDIGLQGDRSTGGTKPATLETGAEVAVPLFINTGDKLKIDSRDGSYLGRVNG; this is encoded by the coding sequence GTGGCGGACACCAGCGACTTCAAGAACGGCCTTGTGCTGAAGATCGACGGTCAGCTCCAGCAGATCATCGAATTCCAGCACGTGAAGCCGGGCAAAGGCCCCGCGTTCGTGCGGACCAAGCTGAAGAACGTCGTGTCCGGCAAGGTTGTCGACAAGACCTTCAACGCGGGTGTCAAGGTCGAGACCGCGACCGTCGACCGTCGCGACATGACCTACCTGTACCACGACGGCACCGACTACATCTTCATGGACGGTGACACCTACGACCAGATCTCCATTCCGGAGGCCACCATCGGTGACGGTGCCCGCTTCCTGCTGGAGAACATGGGCGTTCAGGTCGCCGTGCACGAGGACGCGCCGCTGTTCGTGGAGCTCCCCGTCACCATCGAGCTGGTCGTGCAGCACACCGACATCGGCCTGCAGGGCGACCGCTCCACCGGCGGCACCAAGCCCGCCACGCTGGAAACCGGCGCCGAGGTCGCCGTTCCGCTGTTCATCAACACCGGTGACAAGCTGAAAATCGACTCGCGCGACGGCAGCTACCTCGGCCGCGTCAACGGCTGA
- the nusB gene encoding transcription antitermination factor NusB produces the protein MTDSPADKKGSFKKLGARHKARRRAVDLLFEAEARDVDVSVLLTDRADLATRDQSVAPVHAYTTTLVEGVADDLDRVDGTIEGYLQDWTLQRLPAVDRAILRIAVWELFHATDVPPVVAVDEAVELAKELSTDDSPSFVNGVLGQVVQVAPQVRAAAAATAATKAARGESES, from the coding sequence GTGACCGACTCCCCGGCAGACAAGAAGGGCTCGTTCAAGAAGCTCGGCGCGCGCCACAAGGCGCGCCGCCGGGCCGTGGACCTGCTGTTCGAGGCGGAGGCGCGCGATGTCGACGTCTCCGTGCTGCTCACTGATCGCGCCGACCTGGCGACCCGCGATCAGAGCGTGGCCCCCGTGCACGCCTACACGACCACCCTCGTCGAGGGCGTCGCCGACGACCTCGACCGGGTCGACGGCACCATCGAGGGCTATCTCCAGGACTGGACCCTGCAGCGGCTGCCCGCCGTCGACCGGGCCATTCTGCGGATCGCGGTGTGGGAACTGTTCCACGCCACCGACGTCCCCCCGGTCGTCGCGGTCGACGAGGCTGTCGAGCTGGCCAAGGAACTGTCCACCGACGACTCCCCATCGTTCGTCAACGGCGTGCTCGGACAGGTCGTGCAGGTGGCCCCGCAGGTTCGTGCCGCCGCAGCTGCCACGGCCGCCACGAAGGCCGCGCGCGGCGAGTCGGAGTCCTGA
- a CDS encoding YciI family protein, with amino-acid sequence MARKYLVMAERTPKFDDSVIEPHRTFLRELLAQGQLQESGGFTDGTGGAYVVLAENLTAATAIVHSDPLHTTGASDLTIHEWDITVSA; translated from the coding sequence GTGGCGCGCAAATACCTCGTGATGGCCGAGCGCACCCCGAAGTTCGACGACTCGGTGATCGAACCGCACCGCACCTTCCTGCGGGAACTGCTCGCGCAGGGACAACTGCAGGAAAGTGGCGGCTTCACCGACGGCACGGGTGGCGCCTACGTCGTCCTGGCCGAGAATCTCACCGCCGCAACGGCAATCGTCCACTCCGACCCGCTGCACACCACGGGCGCCTCGGACCTGACGATCCACGAATGGGACATCACCGTTTCGGCGTGA
- a CDS encoding nuclease-related domain-containing protein: MVIVVVADESELEGAEQIVGAALRDQAFRAGGVAVFRCHVPESRGGSVEVDALVCTPQSVTIVEVKGFTARQEGTLATPPNGPWTIDGEPAALYHAVRVPNPFVQVRRQVFAAKSLLQQSGIFGWVNAVIALVSQPGAEITIEETRIADGYRAVLIDRDDVGALHDYFQAESGRTVRLGIDDVTRVFGALNLGHLLPSPDELTAQGFPAALDPATSSRPVVPTAVELGSPSETASSEAVPNSPAAPSGSARASTPAFLAAIDRLAHRTTPPSTRPGESPAPARSGRAGASPSPSEHFADAQAGEPDDKARSAAAIGPIDEPTPGPETADQVTNENSPPDSPGEGSLPGGTSEDRTTPEVAAPDSERATRAKPFGEDTVDLNKPPRGETTEPSDGESESTVSLSKSVAGSESGAIEGPATDGVERHESPPGHVRTAASAPADIDDTSTASTGPAVGAGAVGTAAIGTAAAIGTTRSTSESGSWSTPSQAYTPSVAPTYRSPEPEAPQQHPEHWSEWVEHDRAARKPTLSDRWRSWRRGNGPSLRERWHNRPVRERTTPPRRRLSVGPGVALLLFIALFGAGFFAITAVQASRFEMSDYDRMCGEDKKPFPNAAPYERDGARPIYLSGELTAMVHPDDPDAWNPDDPSTVQLIACMKQLELRDLVQTCQYGPSPGAPIGRTLNLFRATYEIAVYELHTGREVAKATMLGERYSGNPANTDPDRCRAAADAPDYLGRRLGQPSTTQLTGFLAPLVHAPR; the protein is encoded by the coding sequence GTGGTGATCGTCGTTGTCGCGGACGAGAGCGAACTGGAAGGCGCGGAACAGATCGTCGGCGCGGCCCTTCGTGACCAGGCGTTTCGGGCCGGCGGGGTCGCTGTGTTCCGCTGCCATGTGCCGGAGAGCCGGGGCGGGTCGGTCGAGGTCGACGCGCTGGTGTGCACGCCGCAGAGCGTGACCATAGTGGAGGTGAAGGGCTTCACCGCCCGTCAGGAAGGCACCCTCGCCACCCCACCGAACGGGCCGTGGACCATCGACGGCGAACCGGCCGCGCTCTATCACGCCGTCCGGGTGCCGAACCCGTTCGTCCAGGTACGCCGACAGGTGTTCGCGGCCAAGAGCTTGCTGCAGCAGTCCGGGATCTTCGGCTGGGTGAACGCGGTGATCGCGCTGGTCTCCCAGCCCGGCGCGGAGATCACCATCGAGGAAACCAGAATCGCCGACGGCTACCGTGCGGTGCTGATCGATCGCGATGATGTGGGTGCGCTACACGACTATTTCCAGGCCGAGAGCGGGCGCACGGTTCGGCTCGGTATCGACGACGTCACCCGGGTCTTCGGCGCGTTGAACCTGGGGCATCTGTTGCCGTCCCCCGATGAGCTGACGGCGCAAGGTTTTCCGGCCGCTCTCGACCCAGCGACCAGCTCCCGGCCCGTCGTGCCGACAGCGGTGGAACTCGGCTCGCCCTCGGAGACGGCGAGTTCCGAGGCCGTACCGAATTCGCCTGCGGCGCCGAGCGGTTCAGCTCGGGCGTCCACACCCGCCTTTCTCGCCGCGATCGACAGGCTCGCGCACCGAACCACGCCCCCGTCGACTCGCCCCGGGGAGTCCCCGGCACCGGCCCGCTCCGGAAGAGCAGGGGCATCTCCGTCTCCGAGCGAGCACTTCGCCGACGCGCAGGCCGGGGAACCGGACGACAAGGCGCGCTCAGCCGCAGCGATCGGACCGATCGACGAGCCGACGCCCGGCCCGGAAACGGCCGATCAGGTGACGAACGAGAATTCACCCCCCGACAGTCCCGGGGAAGGCTCACTCCCGGGCGGCACCTCCGAGGATCGGACAACTCCTGAGGTCGCTGCTCCGGACAGCGAAAGAGCCACACGCGCCAAGCCTTTCGGCGAGGACACCGTCGACCTGAACAAACCCCCACGCGGCGAAACAACCGAACCATCGGACGGTGAGTCCGAAAGCACTGTCTCGCTGAGTAAATCCGTCGCCGGCAGCGAATCGGGCGCGATCGAAGGTCCGGCCACCGATGGCGTCGAACGCCACGAATCTCCACCTGGGCACGTGAGAACCGCTGCGAGCGCACCTGCCGATATCGATGACACCTCCACCGCAAGCACGGGTCCCGCTGTAGGCGCGGGCGCGGTCGGTACCGCCGCGATCGGTACCGCCGCCGCGATCGGCACTACCCGGTCGACCAGCGAGAGCGGATCGTGGAGTACCCCTTCGCAGGCTTACACCCCCTCGGTCGCACCTACTTACCGTTCCCCGGAACCCGAAGCGCCCCAGCAGCACCCGGAGCACTGGTCCGAGTGGGTCGAACACGACCGCGCGGCGCGGAAGCCGACGTTGTCGGACAGGTGGCGGTCCTGGCGTCGCGGGAACGGCCCGTCACTGCGCGAGCGGTGGCACAACCGTCCCGTCCGGGAACGGACCACCCCGCCGAGGCGGCGCCTGAGCGTCGGTCCCGGCGTCGCATTGCTGCTGTTCATCGCCCTGTTCGGAGCCGGGTTCTTCGCGATCACGGCGGTACAGGCGAGCCGATTCGAGATGTCGGACTACGACCGGATGTGTGGCGAGGACAAGAAGCCGTTCCCGAACGCCGCGCCCTATGAGCGCGACGGCGCACGCCCGATCTACCTGTCCGGTGAGCTCACGGCGATGGTCCACCCGGACGATCCGGACGCGTGGAACCCGGACGACCCGTCGACCGTGCAGCTCATCGCCTGCATGAAGCAGCTGGAATTGCGCGACCTCGTCCAGACCTGCCAGTACGGCCCCTCCCCCGGCGCGCCGATCGGGCGCACCCTCAACCTCTTTCGCGCCACCTATGAGATCGCCGTCTACGAACTCCACACCGGACGCGAGGTCGCCAAGGCCACCATGCTCGGCGAACGCTATTCCGGCAACCCGGCGAACACCGACCCGGACCGCTGCCGAGCCGCCGCCGACGCTCCCGACTACCTCGGCCGCCGCCTCGGCCAACCCTCGACAACCCAGCTCACCGGCTTCCTCGCCCCCCTGGTCCACGCCCCTCGCTGA
- a CDS encoding DEAD/DEAH box helicase produces MPRWIGAAAESRCVPVSAGMCGSCTRPTRRTGQSGAGTRAELHDHLRRQLDNIVAQGISLSDTAIITITNAEAEAVLRQLRRWRIAAQELVEYRCADTDSGVEVGTVYRAKGLDFRAVIHPFVESAPPGTDAERERQDLILRQQFVAVTRARDYVWLGIVRG; encoded by the coding sequence ATGCCGCGGTGGATCGGCGCGGCCGCCGAGTCTCGTTGCGTACCGGTCAGCGCCGGCATGTGTGGAAGCTGTACCAGGCCTACGAGGCGTACCGGACAGAGTGGGGCTGGCACGCGGGCCGAGCTGCACGATCATCTTCGTCGCCAACTGGACAATATTGTCGCCCAGGGTATCTCGCTGTCGGACACCGCCATCATCACCATCACGAATGCCGAAGCGGAGGCCGTGCTCCGGCAGCTACGCCGCTGGAGAATCGCCGCGCAGGAACTCGTCGAGTACCGCTGCGCCGACACCGACAGCGGTGTCGAGGTCGGCACCGTCTACCGCGCGAAGGGCTTGGATTTCCGCGCGGTCATCCATCCGTTCGTCGAGTCGGCACCGCCGGGCACCGACGCCGAACGGGAGCGTCAGGATTTGATCCTGCGGCAGCAGTTCGTCGCCGTCACCCGGGCCAGGGACTATGTCTGGCTGGGGATAGTGCGAGGCTGA
- a CDS encoding alpha-ketoglutarate-dependent dioxygenase AlkB, whose amino-acid sequence MSLPLQGSLFDGEAIALGSIEAIRRTQLDATSWVDVLPGWLSGASQLFDRLAERVPWHAERRPMYDRVVDVPRLVSFFGENDPLPDQILVEARAALTTHYAAELGEPFRTAGLCFYRDGRDSVAWHGDTIGRGATHDTMVAIVSVGAPRSLLLRPRGGGASIRFTAGHGDLLVMGGACQRSWEHAVPKTTRPVGPRISIQFRPRGVR is encoded by the coding sequence ATGTCGCTGCCTCTGCAAGGTTCACTGTTCGACGGTGAGGCGATTGCCCTGGGTTCGATCGAGGCGATCCGGCGCACCCAGCTCGACGCGACCAGCTGGGTCGATGTGCTTCCCGGCTGGCTCAGCGGCGCGAGCCAGCTGTTCGACCGGCTGGCCGAACGCGTTCCCTGGCACGCCGAACGCAGACCGATGTACGACCGGGTGGTCGACGTGCCACGACTGGTGTCGTTCTTCGGGGAGAACGACCCGCTGCCCGATCAGATTCTGGTCGAAGCCAGGGCGGCCTTGACCACGCACTACGCGGCCGAGCTCGGTGAACCGTTCCGGACGGCCGGGCTGTGCTTCTATCGCGACGGCCGCGACAGCGTCGCCTGGCACGGCGACACGATCGGGCGCGGCGCCACCCACGACACGATGGTCGCGATCGTGTCGGTCGGAGCTCCCCGCTCCCTGCTGCTGCGACCGCGCGGCGGCGGCGCGAGCATCCGGTTCACGGCCGGGCACGGAGATCTCCTGGTGATGGGCGGGGCATGTCAGCGCAGCTGGGAACACGCGGTCCCCAAGACCACACGCCCGGTCGGGCCCCGCATCAGCATCCAGTTCCGCCCACGCGGCGTCCGGTGA
- a CDS encoding quinone oxidoreductase family protein encodes MQAIVMTATGAPDVLVVREVGEPRPSEGQVVLRAEAVPVLYPETKVRAGAFPFPAPLPEVFGFQAAGVVTDIGPGADRALLGTRVVASTRGFGSYAELVVAEADSVTPIPDELTTEHAAAILMPGSVALALMRSAGVAGGETVLVEAAATGVGSCLTQLCAAAGARVIGTAGGPRKARLARENGAHGVLDHTAPDWAEQLADLLSDGTVDVVFDSIGGESLTPLLDLITPLRGRVLSYGWLDGAPAQLGVTELILRGLTLTGCAGPAWLDEVARQRSAALTATAQGLLTPVIDSVLPLADAAKAHRMLEDRLAFGTVVLRP; translated from the coding sequence ATGCAGGCAATCGTAATGACCGCGACCGGCGCACCCGACGTTCTGGTGGTACGCGAGGTCGGCGAACCTCGCCCGAGCGAGGGACAGGTCGTCCTCCGGGCCGAGGCGGTGCCGGTCCTCTACCCGGAGACCAAGGTTCGAGCGGGCGCGTTTCCCTTTCCCGCGCCGCTCCCCGAGGTCTTCGGATTCCAGGCAGCGGGTGTGGTGACCGATATCGGCCCGGGTGCCGATCGGGCATTGCTCGGCACCCGGGTGGTCGCCTCGACCCGCGGTTTCGGCTCGTACGCCGAACTCGTTGTCGCCGAGGCCGATTCGGTGACCCCGATCCCCGACGAGCTGACCACCGAGCACGCCGCCGCGATCCTGATGCCGGGGTCGGTGGCACTGGCGCTGATGCGGAGCGCGGGCGTCGCGGGGGGCGAGACCGTCCTGGTCGAAGCGGCGGCCACCGGCGTCGGCAGCTGCCTCACCCAGCTGTGCGCCGCCGCGGGCGCACGGGTCATCGGCACGGCGGGCGGGCCGCGCAAGGCCCGGCTGGCACGCGAGAACGGCGCGCACGGGGTGCTCGACCACACCGCACCGGACTGGGCGGAGCAGCTGGCCGACCTCCTCTCGGACGGCACGGTCGACGTCGTCTTCGACTCCATCGGGGGCGAATCACTGACGCCCCTACTCGACCTGATCACGCCACTGCGCGGCCGAGTCCTCAGCTACGGCTGGCTCGACGGCGCGCCCGCACAGCTGGGCGTCACCGAGCTGATCCTGCGCGGACTCACGCTCACCGGCTGCGCGGGCCCCGCCTGGCTCGACGAAGTCGCCCGGCAGCGCTCGGCGGCACTGACGGCGACGGCGCAGGGCCTGCTGACGCCCGTCATCGACTCGGTTCTCCCGCTCGCCGATGCCGCGAAGGCGCACCGGATGCTGGAGGACCGGCTGGCCTTCGGCACCGTCGTGTTGCGTCCCTGA
- a CDS encoding TetR/AcrR family transcriptional regulator, which translates to MTERRPTERADAARNRRAILDATAALLAEHGAAGVTMDRVAAAAGVGKGTIFHRFGSRAGLLYELVAEGAVALMTEVSSGRPPLGPGAPATDRLLAFFDAMTSLVTDDVELIAAYQAMPPHPRSAEFHAFWAQHIGTLLREVRPDIDADTVGALLLSAVGGELAQQMARAGEVDRLRSAVAELVRSVLRTP; encoded by the coding sequence ATGACCGAGCGACGTCCCACCGAACGCGCCGACGCCGCGCGCAACCGTCGAGCGATCCTCGACGCCACCGCCGCCCTGCTGGCCGAACACGGCGCGGCCGGGGTGACGATGGATCGGGTGGCAGCGGCGGCGGGCGTCGGAAAGGGCACCATCTTCCACCGGTTCGGCAGTCGCGCGGGCCTGCTCTACGAACTCGTGGCCGAAGGTGCCGTCGCGTTGATGACGGAGGTCTCGAGCGGCCGGCCGCCGCTGGGTCCGGGCGCACCGGCGACCGACCGGCTACTCGCCTTCTTCGACGCGATGACGAGCTTGGTCACCGACGACGTGGAACTGATCGCGGCCTATCAGGCGATGCCGCCCCATCCGCGCAGCGCCGAGTTCCACGCGTTCTGGGCCCAGCACATCGGCACGCTCCTGCGCGAGGTCCGCCCCGATATCGACGCCGATACCGTGGGCGCGCTGTTGTTGTCGGCCGTCGGAGGGGAGCTCGCTCAGCAAATGGCCAGGGCCGGCGAGGTCGACCGTTTGCGTTCGGCGGTGGCGGAATTGGTTCGGTCGGTGCTGCGCACTCCGTGA
- a CDS encoding FAD-dependent monooxygenase — protein sequence MTTDVIVVGAGPAGLMLAGELGRAGVRPLVLERRAEPGTAQKASGLGGRILDVLRYRGLLDRMTAVSGDASPKPIFPFGGVYLDFTGLDEIPLHAVAIPQARVEELLAEDAVDRGAEIRRGHEVVSMTQDDAVVIVAVNGPDGPYRLRARYLVGCDGGRSRIRELTGIGFPGNTYPEVNRLAVVAVHESVSVLDDGGIEVPGAGRIAPGFTHTGSGVFALGPVSPEDRVMFFQTTENDDAEYDNDEPLTVAELGDSVRRVLGAEVPFGAPTRLSRYQFQDRQAENYRVGRVFLAGDAAHLLPATGAAMNLGMTDSVNLAWKLAADLHGWAPADLLDTYHLERHFAGGRALLQTRAQAALRQGQDPAAEALRAVFRELLADESALRRMGALVAGTDLRYPMPGSHSLAGAFAPDLSLHTDQGTTTVAELMHAARPVFLDLADRADLREIVGESPRVEIHSAKTVDRPADAVLIRPDGHIAWAAAIDEPSESAAADLRAALTRWFGVE from the coding sequence ATGACCACCGACGTGATCGTTGTCGGGGCTGGGCCTGCCGGGTTGATGCTCGCGGGGGAGTTGGGGCGGGCAGGTGTGCGTCCGCTGGTGCTCGAACGCCGTGCGGAGCCGGGGACCGCGCAGAAGGCCAGCGGTCTCGGTGGGCGGATTCTGGATGTGCTGCGCTATCGCGGACTGCTAGACCGGATGACTGCGGTGAGCGGTGATGCGAGTCCGAAGCCGATCTTTCCCTTCGGCGGCGTGTATCTGGACTTCACCGGCCTCGACGAAATTCCGTTGCACGCCGTCGCGATTCCGCAGGCGCGGGTCGAGGAACTGCTCGCCGAGGACGCCGTCGACCGCGGTGCCGAGATCCGGCGCGGTCACGAAGTGGTGTCGATGACCCAGGACGACGCCGTGGTGATCGTGGCAGTGAACGGGCCGGACGGGCCGTACCGGCTGCGCGCCCGGTACCTGGTCGGCTGCGACGGTGGCCGTAGCCGGATTCGCGAACTGACGGGAATCGGGTTCCCCGGCAACACCTATCCGGAGGTCAACCGGTTGGCGGTGGTCGCCGTGCACGAGTCGGTGAGCGTGCTCGACGACGGCGGTATCGAGGTGCCCGGTGCCGGCCGGATCGCTCCGGGGTTCACCCACACCGGCAGCGGGGTGTTCGCGCTCGGACCGGTCAGCCCAGAGGATCGCGTCATGTTCTTCCAGACCACCGAGAACGACGACGCCGAATATGACAACGACGAACCACTGACCGTGGCCGAACTCGGCGACAGCGTCCGGCGGGTGCTGGGCGCCGAGGTTCCCTTCGGTGCGCCGACGCGCTTGTCGCGCTACCAGTTCCAGGACCGGCAGGCCGAGAACTACCGTGTGGGTAGGGTTTTCCTCGCCGGGGACGCGGCACACCTGCTGCCCGCCACCGGTGCCGCGATGAACCTCGGTATGACCGATTCGGTGAACCTGGCGTGGAAGCTGGCCGCCGATCTGCACGGGTGGGCTCCGGCGGATCTGCTCGACACCTACCATCTCGAACGCCATTTCGCCGGTGGCCGCGCGCTGCTGCAGACCCGCGCTCAGGCGGCACTGCGCCAGGGCCAGGACCCGGCCGCCGAAGCATTGCGCGCGGTGTTCCGGGAACTCCTCGCCGACGAGTCCGCACTGCGCCGGATGGGCGCACTGGTCGCCGGGACCGATCTGCGGTATCCGATGCCCGGAAGCCATTCTCTCGCAGGAGCGTTCGCTCCCGATCTGAGCCTGCACACCGATCAGGGCACTACCACCGTCGCCGAACTCATGCACGCCGCGCGACCGGTCTTCCTCGACCTGGCCGACCGCGCCGACCTGCGCGAGATCGTGGGGGAGTCGCCGCGCGTCGAGATCCATTCGGCCAAGACCGTCGATCGCCCCGCTGACGCTGTCCTGATCCGTCCCGACGGGCATATCGCCTGGGCGGCGGCGATCGACGAGCCGTCCGAGTCCGCCGCGGCCGACCTTCGCGCGGCACTGACCAGGTGGTTCGGCGTCGAGTAG
- a CDS encoding EamA family transporter, producing the protein MNSISTSDRPATRTLPGWSVPMVFIVAATSQYVGAALGVFLFDTTEPATVAWLRAAAAGVALLAWRRPWRTRWTRRGIAVAAGFGIVTVSMNIVFYEAIARIPLGTAVAIEFLGPVAVATLGSRRARDLIAVALVAAGVVLLAGVQFDVEPVGVGFALASAVLWAAYILVGKRVADTGDGQDCLAVGMAAAAVSLAPFVLIPQLVIDAAVFADPRTWLLGLGVGLLSSAVPYALDQVVLTAVGRARFALLLALLPATATVVGAIALAQRPTTLELVGIALVMLALAISALPTRQAAPEPPAPL; encoded by the coding sequence ATGAATTCGATCTCGACATCCGATCGGCCGGCGACGCGCACGCTGCCCGGCTGGTCGGTGCCGATGGTGTTCATCGTCGCGGCGACCTCGCAATATGTGGGCGCCGCGCTCGGCGTGTTCCTGTTCGACACCACCGAACCGGCCACCGTCGCCTGGTTGCGGGCCGCCGCGGCGGGAGTGGCGTTGCTGGCTTGGCGGCGGCCGTGGCGGACCCGCTGGACCCGACGGGGCATCGCGGTGGCGGCCGGCTTCGGCATCGTCACCGTGTCGATGAACATCGTGTTCTACGAGGCGATCGCGCGTATTCCGCTCGGCACCGCCGTCGCCATCGAATTCCTCGGTCCGGTCGCCGTCGCGACCCTCGGCTCGCGCCGGGCGCGGGACCTGATCGCCGTGGCGCTCGTGGCGGCCGGTGTGGTGTTGCTGGCCGGCGTCCAATTCGATGTCGAGCCGGTCGGAGTGGGGTTCGCTCTCGCCTCGGCGGTGCTGTGGGCGGCCTACATCCTGGTCGGCAAGCGCGTCGCCGACACCGGTGACGGCCAGGATTGCCTCGCTGTCGGTATGGCGGCCGCCGCCGTGTCGCTGGCGCCGTTCGTGCTGATTCCGCAGCTGGTGATCGACGCCGCGGTGTTCGCCGATCCGCGGACCTGGCTGCTCGGTCTCGGCGTCGGCCTGTTGTCCAGCGCGGTGCCGTACGCGCTGGACCAGGTGGTGCTGACCGCGGTGGGCCGAGCCCGCTTCGCCCTCCTGCTCGCGTTGCTCCCGGCGACCGCGACCGTTGTCGGCGCGATCGCCCTCGCACAGCGACCTACCACCCTCGAACTGGTGGGTATCGCCCTGGTCATGCTGGCACTGGCGATCAGCGCACTGCCCACCCGCCAGGCCGCGCCGGAACCACCCGCGCCGCTGTGA